CCGCCCGCCGCGGAGCTGGCCCCCCTGCCCCAGCGTGCCGGTGTGGTCGCGGCCAGCACGACGCTGACCCTCTCGAACGCGCCCGCGCTCGCCCAGGAGGGCTGGTCCTGCGACGAGCGGCTGGCCGGGCTGGCGCTCGTCCGGCTGCGCAGCGACGGGGCGGCCGAGCCGGGTGCGGTGCACCTGGTCTACAGCGACGGCGTCTCGACCGTGAGCGTGCACGAGCAGCGCGGCGCCCTCGCCACCGGACCGGACGGCTCGTCGTGGGACACCACCCTCGGGGCCTGGACCCGGACCGGTCCGGCCAGCCTGGCCAGCTGGCAGTCGGGGGACCGGGTCTTCACCGTGGCCACCGACGGACCCAGCACCCTGCTGGCCGCCGCCGTGGCCTCGTTGCCCCACGAGCCGTCGCAGGAGCGCACTACGATGGGGCGCATCCGCGAGGGCTGGGGAACGCTGCTGGCCGACATGAAGGGCTAGGTCATTGGGCGAGAACACCCCGCCGGGCAGCAGCTCCGGCGGCCCCCGCCCCGGAGACCCCGCACCGCAGGGTCCGCCTCCCGACGAGCAGTACTGGGCCCCGTTCGGCCGCCCGCCCGCCCCGGAGCCGGCCCCGCCGCCGCTGCCCGGCGCGACGCCGCAGACCGCCGCGACCGACCCGCACGCCGACACCGACGCCGGCGCGGACACCGCACCGCTGCCGGTGGGGGAGTGGAGCCGCCCGGACGCCTGGACGCCGCGCGGGCCCGGCTTCGACACCCAGCCGACCCAGGCTCCCGTGCCGTCCCCCTACGCCGCAGCACCGCCCCCGTGGGGTCCGCCGTCCTCGTCCGGTCCGCAGGCCTGGGGGCCGCCGCCGCCGTTCTCCCCACCAGCGGGCGCCGGCTCGACGGCGCTCCCCGGCCCTGCGGCCCGGCGCCGCAGCCGGCTGTGGCCGGTCCTCGCCCTCGCCGCCCTGACCGCCCTGCTGGTCGGCGGTGCGGCCGGCTACGGCGGCTCGCTGCTCGCCGGCCGCGGCACGGCCGGCCCGACGGTCGCGACCAGCGCCCCGGCCGACCCGGGCACCAGCGGCAGCGCCCGCCCGCTGCCGGCGCCGCCGGCCCAGGCGGACACCGTCGAGGTCGCCAAGCGGGTGCTGCCCGGCACCGTGATGATCCAGACCGGCAGCTCGACGGGGTCCGGGTTCGTGCTCGACACCGCCGGCCGGATCATGACCAACAACCACGTCGTGGCCGGGGCCGCCGACGGCGACCGGATCCGCGTCGTCTTCTCCGACGGCCGTCGGCAGAACGCCACCCTGGTGGGCCGCAGCCCCTCCTACGACCTGGCCGTCATCAAGGTCCGGGCCTCCGAGGACCTCGAGCCGCTGCCGTTCGGTGACTCCGAGGCCATCGAGGTGGGCCAGCCGGTCATCGCGGTCGGCGCCCCGCTGGGCCTGCCCGGCACCGTCACCCAGGGCATCGTGAGCGCGCAGGACCGGCCCGTCGTCGTCAACGGCGGCTCGGACGCCGACGCCCCGACCGCCTACATCAACGCCATCCAGACCGACGCCCCGATCAACCCCGGCAACTCGGGCGGGCCGCTGGTCGACGCCGCCGGACGCGTGATCGGCGTGAACTCCGCGATCCTCACCCTCGGGTCCAGCCAGGGCCAGACCGGCAACATCGGGCTCGGCTTCGCCATCCCCGTCGACCAGGCCCGCCAGATCGGCCGGCAGCTCGCGGAGAAGGGCAAGGCCAGCTACCCCGTCATCGGGGCGACCGTGCAGGACACCAGCTCGGGCGTCCAGCTGCAGACCGTCGAGTCCGGCGGCCCCGCCGACGACGCGGGGCTGCGGCAGGGGGACGTGGTCACCCGGATCGACGACCAGCGGGTGCGGACCATGGAGGAGCTGATCGTCACGATCCGCACGCGACGGCCGGGCCAGGCGGTCGTGCTCGACTACACTCGCGGCTCGGCCGACCGGTCGGCCAGGGTCACGCTGGGCAGCAAGGAGGGGTGAGCATGACGCCGATGCTGCTCGACATCAACGGGCCCGAGTTCCTGCTCCTGCTGGTCATCGCCGTGGTGCTGTTCGGCCCCGACCGGCTGCCCGACCTGGCCCGCAAGGCGGCCCGCGTCGTCCAGTACGTCCGGACCATCGCCGGCACCGCCCAGGAGCAGATCACCAAGGAGCTGGGCCCCGGGTTCGAGGACGTGGACCTGCGGGACCTGAACCCCAAGTCGTTCATCCAGAAGCACCTGCTGGACGACGTCCAGCCCATCGTCGCCGACGTCAAGGCCGAGATCAGCGACGTGTCCGCGACGGTGAGCGGGGAGCCCTCCGACGTCGCCGACGCGATCAACGGCGTCAAGGGCGAGGAGCCGGAGATGGCCGGGGCCGCGGCCGGCCCGGCCCGCGTGCTCACCCCGTTCGACTCCGACGCGACCTGAGCCGGACCGCCCGCCCCGGGACTCCCGGGAGCCGGGCGGAGCCGTCGTCAGCGACCGGCGGGGGCGAGCCCCAGCTGGCGGCCCAGCAGGCCGCGACCGCGCCGGTCGAGCCCGGTGGCCAGCTCGGCCAGCGCCCGCGCCGACGGCTGGTCGGGGGCGGTGCTGACGACGGGCAGGCCCTCGTCGCCGCCCGCCCGCAGCCGGGGGTCGAGCGGGATCTGCGCCAGCAGCGGGACGTCGTAGCCCAGCCGGGTGGTGAGCCCGTCGGCGGTGTCCTGGCCACCGCCGTGGCCGAAGACCTCGTGCCGCTGCTCCTCCCCGCAGTGCGGGCAGGTGACGGCCAGGTAGGACATGTTCTCCACCACGCCGATCACGCGCTGGTTCATCATCGACGCCATCGTGCCGGCCCGCTCGGCCACCTCGGCGGCCGCGGCCTGCGGCGTCGTGACCACGAGGACCTCGGCGTTCGGCAGCTTCTGGCCCAGCGAGATGGCCACGTCACCGGTCCCGGGCGGCAGGTCCAGCAGCAGGTAGTCCAGGTCCCCCCAGTACACGTCGGCCAGCATCTGGGTGAGCGCGCGGTCGAGGATGGGCCCGCGCCAGGCGATCACCTGGTCGCGCCGCGGCTTGAGCATGCCGATCGACATCACCTTGAGCCCCTGGCTGGGCACCGGCAGGATCATGTCCTCCACCGAGGTGGGCTTGGCGTCGGCGATGCCGAGCATGGCCGGCACCGAGTGGCCGTAGATGTCGGCGTCCAGCAGCCCGACGCTCCGCCCGGCCGCGGCCAGCGACAGGGCGAGGTTGACCGTCACCGAGGACTTGCCGACGCCGCCCTTGCCCGAGGCGACGGCGATCACCTTGGTCAGCGAGCCGGGGAGGGCGAACGGGATCTCGCGGTCGGTCTGGCCACCCTTGAGCTGCTCGCGGAGCGCCACCCGCTGCGCGTCGCTCATCACCCCGAGGTCCACCCGGACCCCGGTGACGCCCTCGACGGCGGACACCGCAGCGGTGACCTCACGGGTCAGCGTGTCCTTCATCGGGCAGCCCGACACCGTCAGCAGCACCTCGACGCGGACGTGACCGGCGGCGTCCACCTCGACCGCGGCCACCATCCCGAGCTCGGTGATCGGCTTCTTGATCTCGGGGTCGTCGACGCGGGTGAGGGCCTCGCGGACCGGGGGCAGCAGGGGGTGGTCGAGAACAGGCGTCTGGGCGTCGAGCATGCCCCCCAGCCTAGGCGAGCGTCGTCAGCGCTCCCGCCGGTCCGGGTGGGTGGGACTGCTCAGCCGGCCCTGGTGGCCGTCGCGACCGTCCTCCGCGGCGTCCAGCTCGGCCAGCATCGACCGCAGCTCGGACCGCAGCTCGGAGCGGACGTAGTCGCGGGTGGCCAGCTCGCCGACCGAGTTCCGCAGGCTGGCGATCTCCCGGGCCAGGAAGTCCATGTCGGCCCGGCTCTGCGCCGCCTGCTCCCGGTCGGCGTCACGGCCCACCCGGTCCCGGGCCTCCTGACGGTTCTGCGCCAGCAGGATCAGCGGCGCCGCGTAGGAGGCCTGCAACGACAGCACCAGGGTCAAGAAGATGAAGGGGAAGGGGTCGAACCGGGGACGGTCCGGCCCGATCGGCACGTTCCACAGCACCCAGACGGCGACGATGACCGACATCCAGGCCAGGAAGCGGGCCGTGCCCATGAACCGGGCGAAGCCCTCCGCGAACTGGCCGAAGGCGTCCCGGTCGAAGTCCATGCTCGGCAGCTCGAACCGGCGCCGGGCCCCGGGGGTGTTGAGGCGCTGCGAGGCCCGGTCAGCCCTGGCCACGGCTCACCTCGCGGCCGGCGGCGGGGCTGACGGCGGACTGGGAGTCCAGCTGGGTGCCGCGCCAGTCCTCGGGCAGGACGTGGTCCAGCACGTCGTCGACGGTGACCGCACCGATCAAGCGGTGCTCGGCGTCGATGACCGGGGCGTTGACCAGGTTGTAGGTGGCGAAGTAGCGGCTCACCTCGTGCAGGTTCGCCGCCGCCGTCAGCGGTTCCAGGTCGCTGTCGAGGAGCGACGACACCAGGGTCGAGGGAGGTTCCCGGAGCAGCCGCTGGAAGTGCACGGCGCCGATGAAGCGGCCGGTCGGGGTCTCCAGCGGCGAGCGGCAGACGTAGACCATGCAGGCCAGCGCCGGGGTCAGCTCGGCGTC
The window above is part of the Friedmanniella luteola genome. Proteins encoded here:
- a CDS encoding S1C family serine protease → MGENTPPGSSSGGPRPGDPAPQGPPPDEQYWAPFGRPPAPEPAPPPLPGATPQTAATDPHADTDAGADTAPLPVGEWSRPDAWTPRGPGFDTQPTQAPVPSPYAAAPPPWGPPSSSGPQAWGPPPPFSPPAGAGSTALPGPAARRRSRLWPVLALAALTALLVGGAAGYGGSLLAGRGTAGPTVATSAPADPGTSGSARPLPAPPAQADTVEVAKRVLPGTVMIQTGSSTGSGFVLDTAGRIMTNNHVVAGAADGDRIRVVFSDGRRQNATLVGRSPSYDLAVIKVRASEDLEPLPFGDSEAIEVGQPVIAVGAPLGLPGTVTQGIVSAQDRPVVVNGGSDADAPTAYINAIQTDAPINPGNSGGPLVDAAGRVIGVNSAILTLGSSQGQTGNIGLGFAIPVDQARQIGRQLAEKGKASYPVIGATVQDTSSGVQLQTVESGGPADDAGLRQGDVVTRIDDQRVRTMEELIVTIRTRRPGQAVVLDYTRGSADRSARVTLGSKEG
- a CDS encoding sec-independent translocase, yielding MTPMLLDINGPEFLLLLVIAVVLFGPDRLPDLARKAARVVQYVRTIAGTAQEQITKELGPGFEDVDLRDLNPKSFIQKHLLDDVQPIVADVKAEISDVSATVSGEPSDVADAINGVKGEEPEMAGAAAGPARVLTPFDSDAT
- a CDS encoding Mrp/NBP35 family ATP-binding protein encodes the protein MLDAQTPVLDHPLLPPVREALTRVDDPEIKKPITELGMVAAVEVDAAGHVRVEVLLTVSGCPMKDTLTREVTAAVSAVEGVTGVRVDLGVMSDAQRVALREQLKGGQTDREIPFALPGSLTKVIAVASGKGGVGKSSVTVNLALSLAAAGRSVGLLDADIYGHSVPAMLGIADAKPTSVEDMILPVPSQGLKVMSIGMLKPRRDQVIAWRGPILDRALTQMLADVYWGDLDYLLLDLPPGTGDVAISLGQKLPNAEVLVVTTPQAAAAEVAERAGTMASMMNQRVIGVVENMSYLAVTCPHCGEEQRHEVFGHGGGQDTADGLTTRLGYDVPLLAQIPLDPRLRAGGDEGLPVVSTAPDQPSARALAELATGLDRRGRGLLGRQLGLAPAGR
- a CDS encoding DUF1003 domain-containing protein is translated as MDFDRDAFGQFAEGFARFMGTARFLAWMSVIVAVWVLWNVPIGPDRPRFDPFPFIFLTLVLSLQASYAAPLILLAQNRQEARDRVGRDADREQAAQSRADMDFLAREIASLRNSVGELATRDYVRSELRSELRSMLAELDAAEDGRDGHQGRLSSPTHPDRRER